The nucleotide sequence TCACTTTCCTGGGGAGGAGAAACTGCTACATGTGCTTCTTCAGAAGGGTCAGGTGAAAGGACATTTGTCGACTTTATTATAACTTTAATTTTACTCTACGCCTTTAGATCTACATCCAGTGCTGCTAACTTTTTGCgctataaagatggatgacatgatggtGACCCGAGTGTgccggaccaatcacagctcattcAGTCTGCTTCGCTTTCATGAGTAGTTACATTTTTCGGGGAGGTGCACATCAAGGTACGTCGTAAGGCTCTGTGTATTGTACACGTCTACACGTAGGCTACGCCCTAGCTTcgacgcagaagcatgaattgggctttaGCAGTAacactgcatttatttttctgtaaagtttggttttaatatttGTTGCGGAACAAAACATTGACAGCTGAGAGCGACTTATGATTGGTTGATACCACAGCTCTATCCCCCCTATCGCcatactgtgcagactctggctccaaatgatgtcattaaTGCAAGAAGGCAGCGtttatccaggatatttttggcttcatttctatcttcttcatttctttaaatacagtctgctctgtgCACAAACAATGACTCCTCTAATGTGCTCTGTAATAAAAACGATTGTGTGACTGCAGATAGTGGTGGTTTTATGTTAAAGATGGTGCacaaacaaaactgtgttttctgaagTGTGCAGCTCCATAGCTGAGATAAGAAATAAATGTCTAAAATCATTACttttttactattattttgTGAAACATTACCTCAACCCTCTTTTACCTTGTGCCCTCAGAGGTGTTGTTAGAAGcccatacgcacacacacacacacacacacacacacacacacacctggtgaTCCTTTTCCTTTTGGTTTTTATGGTGCTGGGTTACTGTTTAACATCCCCACCCTAGTTTGAGTTTGTTTAGTAAATCGATCTAATGACTGGGCTATGGTGGCGCCATCCAGTGTGTCGCTCCATGAATTATAGGCCGCTCAGCTCTCCAACCTTCCCTTTTTAATGCTGTCGAGCACCTTTACGATTTTCCCACTGTCACTGTCACTCAGATTAATGTTGCACTGGTGCTGCTCACCACCGAGGTGAACAGCGGCCCGCCTGGATAAATGCACAtcccagacagagagagaaacacaggtgAGTCACATTTCTCCTGTGAAGTATCGTGTCTTTCGCTGCCTTTAAGAAATACATGTTGTTGCTTttgtggaggaagtgaagattaCCTTGGGCAGTTTCTCCAGGAAGTTTGGTAACATGTTCTAATAAATCACGTGGTTTTGTATCATGGTGGTAACATTGCAGCTGtgcccattcacacacacacacttcaggtgCAACACTTGCTTAATGTCCTTTAACCAGAACTGGTGCCTTTTAATTGTTAGCTATATACAGCAATGTGGTTATCTAGATctctcttttgtgtgtgtgtgtgtgtgtgtgtacctacTGAGACAGCGTTCTCCGTGCTCTGCTCTCCGGCAGCATTTTGCAGAAACAGACAAGACCCACTTTGTCACGCATGCTGTGCAATAAAGATCAAGTGATAATCCATTTCACACTCTGCACGATTGTCTTAATGCTTAATAAGAGCATAAATAAGAGGGCAACAAGTGAGCTGAGCAAGAAGACAGCGATGCAGCAACGGCGTcacttaaaatacaaaaacctaAAAATGCCACAGTCCAAAACacactgtgactgactgtgagcAGATTGGTGaagttttttttgtgattgtgaAACAGAGTTGTTGATTGATCTTTGGGTTTGTAACATTAGATTGTGAAACCCTTATAGGCTTTACGCTACCTGGATGAATCACCTAACACAAATACATTATCTAAATTCTTAAAGGTGAATCTTATTTTTCTCTTGGTGGTGATATTAGCAGGGAGAATAAAGTAGTAGAAACTCAGGATTTATGGGGAAAAAGTTGGGGAATTTTAACGTCCTTTAAAATTCCAGGTAGTAAACTTTTGGTAGTGTTTTTTGGGTTTAACAATTGAGCAATATGGCAGCAAATAATGAGCTGagctgtgtattttttattgtggATAGTAAGGGGTAGTTGTGAGGCTGCTCTTCATCTGTAACTATCAAAAGCTGTAATCTAAATAGAGGCGACAGTGTTATGGCCAGTTCACACAGAGATAGCCTCTTAGCACTGGGTTTATGGCTGCAGAGAGCTTTTGGTTGCTAGGCGGACTCAAGGCTTCGTTCTTTACGTCCTGCTTGGTTTTCAGCGAAGGAAATCATGGCACCTCTTATTATTTGTGTTTCTAAGAATGTGTAattgatatattttatacatttttaatctaTACTAATCTTTGGCATTTTGACCTCTTCTAATCTTTTTGATGGGTGGTTGGAGAAGTTTTCATTATATTAGTGAAGTGAACATGAACTGCCTTCCTAAATAGAttcagtgtttgaaatgttcCGTTATGAAATGTATCATCTGTGATCTGAGGTTATTACAGCAATAAGGACTTCAATTCCTAGTCTTAGCACTCAGCAGTTAAAGATGAggttaaaatatgttttgaggCTTCAACCTGTCCACCAATGAGACATTAAGTATAATAGATATTTTACTTTTGACTGACACTGActtttttcctgtttcaaaATCCAAAGTCGCAACGATTGCACAGTATGTCAAACCCAGCACTAACTCCTCACTCACAGTCTATGCAATACAGTATTTTTATCCTTAATCCCATCTTTTTTCATACATGAAACCCTTTTACACTGTCTAATCCTTATCCAGGTGCAGTTATATAAAGAAACGATGAATTAAATTGAATACTCTCATGCTACATGCTCTGTGTCAGACCGTTGCTGTTTTGCATGGTGACAGTGTGACTGTCTAAATTCTTCACTTCTCACGAACCTGATGAGTCAGGAGGTCACATCACACTGcatagttaaaatgtaaactctATCACTTCtatcacttctctctctctttccccacctctctcttgtttctgtctctcagcctcttCCCTCCACTCTTTTGTATGAACTAATATGTCAGTTATTAGGCTTTGAGTGGACACTAATTGTTTTATCTCTAATCCACTGAATAATCCATGATACTGTACATTCTGATATACTTTACTCGGTTTATCCTCCTTCCTGCTTATATACTGTACTGGTGCTTTTCTcactgaatcactcattactgTTCTGTGGCGATCTAGAGTTATTCCAGCAAGGCAAATAGCTCCAGCCATGATGACATTACAATACCTCCCAGTATGATAACTCAGTAATCTTGCGGGAATTACTGCATTGTATTGGTAGAAACGATGTAACCCCATACCTCCTCCCACTATCAaggaatgaagccaaaatatcccagatacgatGGCTGCCATCTTGTGTATTTGGAGGCAAGGTCTTGTTCTTGATACGAACACTCgactcagtctcagctgtcagtcatgacatttcatcctgtttttatagaatcaaattaaaaccagactGAAAAATCcacaactacctaaaataacagaaaccatattAATCACAATGTTGACATGCCAGCtcacatgttttaattttgtcGCATGATCCAGGCCCCATTCACTAACAGGGAGGAGGCAAGATTTATTACCTATACAGTAGCCTGCCACCAGATGGCACACAAGAAtgctgtggcttcacttttaaggATCAGTCACATCATTTGTCTTCATATTCAGTTTATGATTTTACCTTATACCTATTCTGGATATTCCTAAAATGCGATTAGCTTCACTCGGGCTTCCAAAATGCTTCATTTACAACAGCAGCTACTACTAATAAATACTACTGGCCAAGTAACCTCTATAGCTAAACTTATATCTCCAACATTAAGTATTATCTACCTCCAGCATGCTAGAATACCAAAACTAAATGTTTCCAGTACTGCTTCACTGCACATGCACTGATCTGTCatgcacactaacacactatTCAAATGATCATATTTGTATACCTTTTTTTAGGTCAAACAAATAGCTTACTTACATTACATGATTTGAATCAACTGGATAGTGAGAAATAAGTAACATTAGTAATTATCACTTTTTACAGTGATGACGTAGGGCCTCAAATCACACATAATACTGCCTCTTATCATTTATAGCCATCTCTAACAATGCTCTGAATGGATTACCTTTAAGCCACACAATAAGATTTAGTGCAGTGAAACTCCCAATATAAAATAGGTGGGTTGGGACATTTTAACTGGTTTATGGCAGTAAATTCCTGTCTGAGAGTGGAGGCAGGTCACTGACTAACTGGCCAACTTCTATTTCTAATGTTAAATTGTTGGTGTTGGCTGATGGTCTTTCACATGCAtttctgagaaaatgtttcaaGAAATAACACCTTCTTACATCCTGTTGCACATTGCTTTGTGGACAGTGTCAGTGCactacctcttttttttttttacatatagaACTgtctgagagaagagaaagaaaagaatgtcTGAAAATTCTCATTATCTTTACCAGCGACACACGACAACAAAACATCATGGTTTCATGGGGGTAAAACTACTACAACATTAGTACAGTATTTGATGGGAAGATGTCgagaataatatatttagaaactTAAGACAACAATTATAATATTAAGAGAATAAAGattttttaggaaaaaaaaggagTAAGGAGAAAGACACATTTCCACATTCCTAACTTAAACACAGGCGACAGGCTGATCATCGACATGACTCCCCGTTTAAAATGATGCCTTTATTCTTTTAAAGTTATAAAGTTATTCTAGTAACTTGCCATTTTATTCTTGTACCAAAAATGAAATTTACTGTTTCACACcaaatattaaacaaatatgCTTGTGGCAATTTAAAATATCCACTTACTTACAAATAAGTGCCAAAAATTACAAGTGAAAACAGTGCAAGAGGTCACAGAGGTTAATCTCAGTTGAAATGTTTTACAGTATATGGCCAGTAAAGTTAGAACCACTGTATAAAGTTTTATGAACAAAGGGTGGGATGTGGACCTGGGAAGTGTGTTTGTAGAAGAGCTGATGGAAGTTATCAGTGTTTTCCACTTCACTCTGTGTCTTTATAGATTATATCTGCTGAGGTGGTGGTGCTATTACTCCACTATTGATTAGATTAGGAATCaagagcaggacacacacacacacacacacacacacacacacacacacacacacacacacacacacacacacacacacacacacacaacacacacacacacacacacacacacacacacacacacgcacactgacacacacccaATCCTCTCGTGCATGCAGGTACATGTGCAGAGAAGCTTGCACATGAAAACccaaactgtaaaaatgtccTGAAATCTCTCTCACGctttaaaaacagagggagaaaagaagaggCAGAGGCGGAGAAGTGAGATTACTCTTTCAccactatctatctatcccaGTGATAAGTGTGAGGGAGAAGGACAGATAAGTAAAACGTAATAAAGAAAGAAGTCTTAGCCACAAGggctcctcccctctccttgtCCCCAACCCAATCAAATGGGATTACAGACTCTTTATTCCAGGGATCTCCCTTGTCATGTCTGCAAGAATTAAATGAAGCGCAGACAGGAAGATAGTTGGGGGGAAAAGTAGAGAGGGAGACCTCAGAGTGAGCTGGAAAGATAAtaagggaggaaagagaaaagaagagtgTGAGGAACCAGGTTGAAACAGGAATGAAGTATCCTCGCACTCCTCAGAGTAAATCTCTGTTAGATATGGAAGTAGCCAACTACAGTGAAGGCCTGGATCCCTCGTACAGCACCCTGGGCTTTGAGAATGCAGATGTGCTGTGTGGTGGAGGAGGTAAGTGTGAGTGCATCcagctatacacacacacacacacacacacacacacacacacacacacacacacacacacacacacacacacacacacacacacacacacacacacacacacactgatccacATCCATACTAATACTTTGATCATAGATACATGATCTGATCCCAGTTAACTGATAACTTTAACAGGCGTTTGTGAAAGTGTTTTGTCCAGGTAAACATTTACCACAGTTCCACCAGTGTCTGAGAATAACAGTATGAACAGAGAAAGGAGAGTATATCAAtagccttgtgtgtgtgttcccatgATGTGACACCTCAtgtgactgtggctcaggaagaggagaggatcGTCCTCTGACCACAAGGTTGATGGTTCAATTGTTGGCTCCTCCAGTGTTTCCTGAACCCCACATTGCCCCTGACGGACGTGCATATAGTGCTGTCAGAATGTATGCACGAATATGTTGATGTGACTTGTACTATGAGATTACTGTAGTGTTACTTAACACGTATGACTGAATAAGGGATCTGCAAAATCATGTCACCTCACATTTTAATGGTGGCGATTATAGTTAGCACATCCAGTTGTCTGTCACTTTTGCTCGTGGCAAGTCTGTGATtgtgaaggaaagaaaaagggcTGGGTACATGTTGTAAAAGTGTGATATCTGAATGTTACTGAAACTGTTTGGTCCAGAATAGCCACACCATAAAGAAAGCACATTTTATTGAAGAGCAAGCATCTACCACAGCAATGCACTGATATCACATCAGCATATGAACACAGAGTTCCTCCCACACTGACTCACCCTGCCTGATGTGGgactgacagagaggaggatgtgaaTGAGTCTGTGGAAGCAGCTGAACCTATAGCGTGCATGTGCTGTGTGCATGCTGTGGCTCTGTCTGAGCAATAAATACAAAGATACTGATGATGATTATGGTTCCATTATAGTGGCGATGCTGCTGATAATGATTACAGTCGTGATGACTGTAATAATTACGGCGATAACAGTGAGGAGATGACTTTGACAATAATTTCAAATATGCTCAACAATAGAAATACGATATATTCTTTCTCCTGATACATATTTTCTCAACCCACACACTGTAATGTGATGTGCAAATCAAACACCACACAAATGATTTAGCAGTTATACAAACATCTGCATTGTGTGTACTATAATAAACAAAAATGCATTTACTACAGTGCTAGAAAAAGTGTTCTTTCTAATAAAACATTCCTTCAGATTTTGTAATAATATTCTTACTTCAAGAATTAGATCCTGTTTTCAATCCTCTCGGACCAAACCCTGTGACTATTGCCACTTTGGAGCACAAAAACAATTTGGTTAATAAGTCACatctttgaaaaatattttcttcatcaagatccatgaattatttgagaaatcaacaaaaatcttgaaaaaaaaaatctgcaacaaGATTAAATTAGTTCTTTCTTGACACACACcgcacccttccaccaagttccatggAAATCTTTCTTTAATCATGCTTtaaaattaacaaacaaaccaatggagaacaaaacctccttggctgaCGCAGCAAGGATCAGACTCACACATTGCTATGTCAACTCACATTCATTTGTTGTcttgaaacacagacacagtaatTTGAAGGATCCAATAATAGAAGATGTTTCGATCAACACTGTCAACACCAGACTACCCGATTTTATTCTCTGTTTTGAGAATTTGTGTGTACCAACGTACTGAAGGCTTCTATACGTCTATGCactcaatgtgtgtgtatacatgtgcaATTTACCagtgtgaatgtttttcttctgcgCGTGTCAGACAGCATGCCAACAGAGCCAAGTCTGCCCGGTCCAGACGGAGTCAGCAGTAACTGTGCGATCTGTGGAGACAAAGCCACGGGGAAACATTACGGAGCGTCCAGCTGTGACGGCTGCAAAGGCTTCTTCAGACGCTCCATACGCAAGAACCACGTCTACACCTGCAGGTGCATAAaaactgcatatatatatatatattatagtattTATGTGTATTACTTTCTTTTCCAGTCACCAAAACCTGATGTCCTGTCACATTAGTACACTGTGTCGTCATGTCTTGCTCTACAAAGTTACTTACATTATGACACGTCCATCACATGCAGGTTCAGCAGGCAGTGCATTGTGGATAAAGATAAGAGGAACCAGTGTCGTTTCTGCAGACTCAACAAATGCTTCCGAGCTGGCATGAAAAAAGAAGGTATGGAaactttgtattttctttaacactgaAACATGTAGAGATCAGATATCCACTTAAAATGTCTATTTGAGACTTAACCTTGTggccctgaaaaaaaaaaaggcagagaaTCTGAACGCAGTTTCAAGATGGTTGAAATCGCCTCAGCCATAAAATAGGTGATtacttagtgtgtgtgtatttacgaGGGGTATAACCTTGGCATGGGACTTTATGACACCTAATCATGTGTTATTCAAACATGTTGTTCTGGATTGCCATCGGTTAATGTTTGACTCCTCATGCTGATGCCAGCCCGTATGACTATTTTCCTAAATATTAACTGCCCCATTGTCTGCTGTCATCGTTTGCATTCAGGATGCCTGTTTTTTCCTGTAACTTTCAAAACCTAAGAAAGCAGGAAATAGATTGGAAGCCCTGAAAATTATCTTATATTAATTactatgataaaaaaaataaaggatgtAGTGTTTCGCtgaatgtattgttttattttagctgTTCAGAACGAGAGAGATCGGATCAGCTCTCGTAGAAACATTCCTGACTCCCAAGACCTGCCGCCCATCACGATTCTGGCTCAGGCAGAGTCGCTGTCCCAACAGGTGACGATCATCTATGTGCATCTCCTACTTGCCGACTAATATGTAAGTGACTAAACTGCAGACACGCACGGAAATTTAAAGTGTAATTTTCTCCAGATCACTGCTCCAGTCGCATTGGCAGACTTATCGGAGCAGAAGTCGGCCACGGTTGGGGACCTGTGCGAGTCGATGAGACAGCAGTTACTGGTTTTGGTTGAATGGGCCAAATACATTCCTACCTTTGGAGAGCTGCCACTGGATGACCAGGTAAGTGAgatgcaatgcatgatgggaaatctGATGATTAGCCTCTGATGTTGCTTGACTTCTATGAGTATACTGTGTAGTGAGGTCATCAGCAAGAGAGAAAAACTTTCTTGGACATGACTCACAACAGTATTTGGCCAGTGAAATCCCataatacatttcaaatgtttattttacactaaGTATTAATACTTTTAGGTAAAAAGCAAGTTCAATGACATGTTTAAATGGagaaagacatttgtttgccacagtttgtgctgtgatgagtTGCCCTGCTCATATCACATTATATTCACCACCACAACTCACAGATTTGTCTCATGCTGGTCAAAAAAAACCTGCGCCATCATAAATATTaggcaatgcatgatggtatatattgctcagTTAGTGGCCATCGGTTGTAAACTACTTTACATGATGCACTTTAGGATGCAATTAATCACgatataaaacatttcaaaaacattcgGACAGcacaacaaaatgacaaatccACTTAATGGGGATTTTGGACACAGCCACTCACTCTCTTGCATTTCTTAAAATCTCATTAAGAAACAATTGTTGAAAAGTTGAAACCATTGTCTCTCCAGTATTTTTGTCAAAAGCAACTTTGAATCACTtgcctttatatacagtgtattcGATGTGTTTTTGTGGGTGGGAGAATGCGCTCACCTCCACCTACACACCAGAGCAGTGGTGAATATTTGAAGCAATGATTAAACTCGTTTGAAGTAACTTCAATAACACACTTCTTAAAGAGTTAACGCTCACACTGCTCTACAAGTGTGGCCCCCTGTGTGATGTACGTGAGGCATTGTCGCattgtttgtgttctttgtttaactgtgggcgtgtgtgtctttgtctccaggTGAGCTTGCTCAGGGCTCACGCGGGCGAACACCTCCTGCTCGGGGTCGCTAAAAGGTCAATGGCGTTCCAGGACTTCTTGCTATTAGGTACGGACTGACCACGAGAAAGAAAGCTTGATTTATGTGTGGTGCAATCAGGCGGTTCAGCAGTGATGTGAGATCAAATGTTGTGTTAGCTGAGAATGATTAACTCcaggtttctgtttcttttctttatgcCCTCACAAATGTCTCCTGTAAACAGCATTGCTCCTTACAGCATTTACCTGCATCATACTGTAGCTGATAGATCTGTCAACGACACATACTCAAGCACTGTGCGTTACTTCTTAGGACCTTTCACGCACTCCTTCATCATAACCTTGACTGAAACCTTTACACAGGATTAACAAAAGTCGACAAGATTCAActtatctttctctctcaagGCTAAAACCGTTTCAACTTCCACACAAGCACGAGCCAGCACTCCTCACCCGTGCACACCCACAtacctttctctccctttcaACTCTCTTCTAAACAGACCAACGCTCTCTGCCCACATGCAGGTAACGGCTGCGTGATCCACAGAAACAGCCCTGAACCAGAGATATGCCGGGTGGCCAACAGAGTGCTGGACGAGCTGGTCCAGCCCTTCCAGAATATTCAAATAGACGACAATGAGTACTCAGCACTCAAGGCGATTGTCTTCTTTGACCcaggtaattaaaaaaaataaagttaagtAGGAACAGTTTTCTTCCTGGGGATGAGTGGTGACCATATTTTCTGCATCAAACTTGCTTCCACATTAAGGAACTATTTTCTGTGTTTAGTTACATTAACTGAAAAGCTGGTTGTGGTTTTTTCACAAGAACAATACAGAAACTACTTGTGCAGGATTGGGATGAGGTTCTAGAAACTGTAACAATAGCAATAAACTTGGCACAGACTTTTTGTCATGTACTATAATTAGTattgttaatatttttttttagtaCTAGGCAGAAAGCTTCTATAAAAcagggaaaaataaagaaaatgtgaggTGGAAACAAGactaatttattaaaaaacaagagtTCATcagcagagaataaaaaaggtGGAAATACTATATTATTcatagtaaaaaataaaatcaatgaataaaacattttagttaTTGCCATTTCTATCcagactcctcttcctccaacaGATCCCATTAGTCTAGTtacatttcccagaatcccCCCATTCCTTTTCCACATCCCCTTGGCCCACTCTGCCCACTCTTTGGTCTTCCCTCCACTAAATCCCCTCATTTTGCCTTCAGGACACAGTTTGAACATTCCATCGATTCCACCCATATCCTGCATACATTttactgatcttttttttttttatcccccccccccctctcatgctcctcttcttcaatcCCTTCATCCATTCCTCACTTCCGTTCTTTACCTCCCAATCTGCAGATGCAAAGTCTTTGCGGGACCCCTCGAAGATCAAGGCCATCCGTCTGCAGGTATAGGTCAAGCAAGCAAAGAAGAGCGGGCCGGCCTAATTCATCAGTTATTATGCTACGTATTATTTTACTTAGGACGAAGGCAGCATGCTTACACTGACGGCAACTTGgcatcatgtgtgtgtctccaggttCAGATGAGTCTGGAGGACTACATTAACGACCGTCAGTACGACTCCAGGGGTCGCTTCGGagagctgctgctcctgttgCCCACCCTGCAGAGCATCACCTGGCAGATGATCGAACAGCTCCAGTTCATTAAGCTGTGCGGCCTGGCCAAGATAGACAACCTGCTGCATGAGATGCTGCTGGGAGGTGAGACCGGGCCGCGAGCCTGCGCTTGTAAACctgcagagaggaaaataatAGGGTGACCCTTGCCAAGAGCTCAGCAATTGTTAAAAACATCCAAAGATTTTGCAGAAATatggtaaaactttatataatCCACATGTATCAAGGAAAAGCTAAAACATTCAACCTGCTGCTCAGTGAAACGGCAAACTTATAAGTATTGAGTCACGATCTGCCATTAATGCTAAAAACAACTTCAGAATATGACAGCCTGACTGTAGGAGCTGCATTTATGTTATTTTGCAGGATTGTGAAATTAAGATGACAAAACCTGCTGctatttgaatatttattttagctctaaataatatttcaatttaatactttatatattattatttttaatatatattgtaatttaatacaaaaaaatattcaacatatTTCCAATgatttttgaaaaacatttaatatatttcCAACgatttttgaaaaacatttaatatattttcaatttattttttacaaatatttaatatattttctatatttgatAGTagattttaatcaaatgtttagAGAGATAAcctaaacaaacatttaagaaaGTTGAATTATATGAGGTCTCTTTACATTTGcgtaatattttttattacagcGAGAAAAGAGATTGTGAAATGCAATGACTCACTAGTTTCTAACGTGAATGACACTGATAAACAAACTTTGCTGAACTTACTACAGAGCTGCTAATATGGATTTTAGCCATTTTAAATTAAGTTAAGCAAATTATATCACTGTGTagaacacgcacacactcgtCAATACCAGCTGCAGTTACAGACTGATATAAAAACTGTCatgactttaaaaaacatgttttgctctAACGAGGGCTTGTCTAAATTCAGATAGTGCAAGAGGAGATCTTGTTTGGTGTGTGATTGTTGTTCATACTGTCCAATGCAGCTAATAGTTGATTGAAtgttcatgtgttgtgtgttcaggCTTGACATCGGAGCCCAATCACCTGCACCACGCAGCACACGCCCAGCTGGCCCAGGACCCTATGACCGGACACACACTGGTCATCGGCACCATGCCCGTCAGTCACACTCCACAGATAGGTGAGAACCATACACTTGGCACACTATCACacaaaagtacacacactcacacaggcacaTCAGGGCAAATCTGacatataatttatatttccTCATGAAATGTTCCATTTCCATGTGCCAGGTGCATTTCCATTAGCAGTGGGAACTTAATATGCACCCAAACAGGCATCCTGAGTgtcataaaaatgaatgaagcaaAGGATTGATGAGCATTGGCTGTATTCTATGcttccattttaaaataaaaaatgcatttggTGATATTACACCAACTAATGGCCACACAAGAATGATGTGAATGAATCTATAAAGGAGCAACTATAGATGTGTCATGTCCCGTGGGCCACATGAGATGCACTTTACACACTAAAAATATAGAACATTTGCTttttccaaaagaaaaacatttttattagttAAAAGGTAAAGTTTTAACGTCCCACTGTCTCTGCTCTTCCTGCAGCCTCTCCCGACACTCCCATCCCGTCGCCCCCGCAGGGTCCTGTCCCAGAGATGTATAAACACTTTCCCCAGCCGCTTTGTCCTCCGACCAGCCCCTCACAGACAGACCCCTGAcaccccaccacacacacacacacacacacacacacacacacacacacacacacacacacacacacacacacacacacacacacacaccctcaccaGAGAAGCTGACACGGGATCAGGTCCATTGCCCTCTATTCATCATCCCAGCCATGATATAAAACTTACGAAAGCAATCTGTGTTCAGTGTCTGAGGTTAgactttacccccccccccaccccaccccacgcCTGGCAGTGATG is from Paralichthys olivaceus isolate ysfri-2021 chromosome 17, ASM2471397v2, whole genome shotgun sequence and encodes:
- the hnf4g gene encoding hepatocyte nuclear factor 4-gamma isoform X1, which codes for MKYPRTPQSKSLLDMEVANYSEGLDPSYSTLGFENADVLCGGGDSMPTEPSLPGPDGVSSNCAICGDKATGKHYGASSCDGCKGFFRRSIRKNHVYTCRFSRQCIVDKDKRNQCRFCRLNKCFRAGMKKEAVQNERDRISSRRNIPDSQDLPPITILAQAESLSQQITAPVALADLSEQKSATVGDLCESMRQQLLVLVEWAKYIPTFGELPLDDQVSLLRAHAGEHLLLGVAKRSMAFQDFLLLGNGCVIHRNSPEPEICRVANRVLDELVQPFQNIQIDDNEYSALKAIVFFDPDAKSLRDPSKIKAIRLQVQMSLEDYINDRQYDSRGRFGELLLLLPTLQSITWQMIEQLQFIKLCGLAKIDNLLHEMLLGGLTSEPNHLHHAAHAQLAQDPMTGHTLVIGTMPVSHTPQIASPDTPIPSPPQGPVPEMYKHFPQPLCPPTSPSQTDP
- the hnf4g gene encoding hepatocyte nuclear factor 4-gamma isoform X2, whose product is MHIPDRERNTDSMPTEPSLPGPDGVSSNCAICGDKATGKHYGASSCDGCKGFFRRSIRKNHVYTCRFSRQCIVDKDKRNQCRFCRLNKCFRAGMKKEAVQNERDRISSRRNIPDSQDLPPITILAQAESLSQQITAPVALADLSEQKSATVGDLCESMRQQLLVLVEWAKYIPTFGELPLDDQVSLLRAHAGEHLLLGVAKRSMAFQDFLLLGNGCVIHRNSPEPEICRVANRVLDELVQPFQNIQIDDNEYSALKAIVFFDPDAKSLRDPSKIKAIRLQVQMSLEDYINDRQYDSRGRFGELLLLLPTLQSITWQMIEQLQFIKLCGLAKIDNLLHEMLLGGLTSEPNHLHHAAHAQLAQDPMTGHTLVIGTMPVSHTPQIASPDTPIPSPPQGPVPEMYKHFPQPLCPPTSPSQTDP